The genomic stretch GCAGGAGCACTGCCGCTCTCCGATCAACTGGATCTTGAAGCACAAAATGCTACCAGTGCCATGGAACTGACCAATGCGAGAAATAATTTGAGATTGGCCAGGCTGGATCTTTCCCAGGCGATGCAGCTTCCTTTTGAAGAGGAGTTTGATGTGGCCGTGCCTGAACTGGAAGCGGAAAATTACATGATCAGCAATGATGATGTGGATGAGATTTTTTCCATAGCAGTAACGCTGATGCCGGAAATAGAGGCGGCTGAACTGGGAATGGAAAGTGCTGAATATGGCGTGAAGGTCGCCAAGGGTGGTTTGCTTCCAACCTTAGGGCTTGGAGGCAGCATCGGTACGAACTATACCGATAATTTTGAAGATCCCCAAACAGGTGAGCCCCGCCCATTTAAGGATCAGCTTAGCCTTAACTTAAACGAAGGCCTGGGAGTTAGCCTGAACGTTCCGATTTTTAACAATGGCAGTAACAAGGCATCCTTGCAGCGGGCAAGAGTGCAGAAATACCTGAGTGAAATTTCCGTTCAGGAAGCCAGGAACCAGCTCAGGCAGGATATCGAAACCGCTTACACCAATGCGGTAGCCTCGAAACAGTCATATGAGTCATCCACTGTACGGGTTTCTTCGCTGGAAGAAGCCTTCCGAATGGCCCAAAAGCGCTTTGAAGTAGGGGTGATCAATGCAGTGGACTTTCAGGTAGCACAAAACAACCTTTTTAATGCCCAGGCAGATTTGCTTCAAGCAAAATATGAATATATTTTCAGGGTAAAAGTATTGGACTTTTATTTGGGTAATCCCCTTACACTATAACACGAAGAATCATGGCTAAGAAGAAATCAAACAAACTAATCTATATTTTGGGCGGGGTTGCAGGGGTGTTAATACTTTTGATCCTTATCGGCAGGTCCCTAGGATGGGTAGGTGGTGCCGCTGAGACCGAGGTGGAAATTACCAAGGCCGCTAAGAAAACGATCGTAGAAAAAGTCAGTGCCTCTGGGGTGATCGAACCGGAAACTGAAGTAAAACTGAGCCCGGATGTAGCGGGTGAAATCATTGAATTGAATATCAATGAGGGAGATTCCGTGAAGCAGAATGACCTGTTGGTAAAGATCAGACCTGATAATTTTATTTCAGCCTTGGACAGGACACGCGCTAACATGAACCAACAAAAGGCAAACCTGGCTCAATCCCAAGCAGCGCTGAAGCGTTCGGAGGCGCAGTTTGAACGGGCCAAGTTACAGTATGAGCGAAATAAGTCCCTGTATGAATCCAATGTGATT from Echinicola soli encodes the following:
- a CDS encoding TolC family protein — its product is MMKRFFTAVVFTCGFLGALHAQDISSMSLEECIQIGLENNLELQRSLLNQTNNETNLRETKLRRYPSLSASSSYRYNWGRSINPVTSVASLVDFGSAGLNASTNMTLYAGGQINNSIQQAKKDLEAGEKNVEAARNNITLNIVNLFVNVVFAKEQVGVAESQLEVTSQQLERTQKLVEAGALPLSDQLDLEAQNATSAMELTNARNNLRLARLDLSQAMQLPFEEEFDVAVPELEAENYMISNDDVDEIFSIAVTLMPEIEAAELGMESAEYGVKVAKGGLLPTLGLGGSIGTNYTDNFEDPQTGEPRPFKDQLSLNLNEGLGVSLNVPIFNNGSNKASLQRARVQKYLSEISVQEARNQLRQDIETAYTNAVASKQSYESSTVRVSSLEEAFRMAQKRFEVGVINAVDFQVAQNNLFNAQADLLQAKYEYIFRVKVLDFYLGNPLTL